The following are encoded together in the Equus quagga isolate Etosha38 chromosome 1, UCLA_HA_Equagga_1.0, whole genome shotgun sequence genome:
- the P4HTM gene encoding transmembrane prolyl 4-hydroxylase, whose amino-acid sequence MAAAAGPRPEVPNPQWATPEHDQSQAAAGLGDCEDAPVRPLCKPRGICSRAYFLVLMVFVHLYLGNVLALLLFVHYSNGDEGSDPRPQRRAQGPSPTPTLGPLTRLEGIKVGHERKVQLVADRDHFIRTLSLKPLLFEIPGFLSDEECRLIIHLAQMKGLQRSQILPTEEYEEAMGTMQVSQLDLFRLLDQNRDGRLQLREVLAQTRLGNGRWMTPENIQEMYSAIKADPDGDGVLSPQEFSDMDLRDFHKYMRSHKAEASELVRNSHHTWLYQGEGAHHVMRAIRQRVLRLTRLSPEIVELSEPLQVVRYGEGGHYHAHVDSGPVYPETVCSHTKLVANESVPFETSCRYMTVLFYLNNVTGGGETVFPVADNRTYDEMSLIQDDVDLRDTRRHCDKGNLRVKPRQGTAVFWYNYLPDGQGWVGDVDDYSLHGGCLVTRGTKWIANNWINVDPSRARQALFQQEMARLAREGGTDSQPEWALDRAYRDARVEL is encoded by the exons ATGGCGGCGGCGGCAGGCCCGAGGCCTGAGGTCCCGAATCCGCAGTGGGCTACTCCTGAGCACGACCAGTCCCAAGCAGCGGCAGGGCTGGGCGACTGCGAGGACGCACCTGTCCGGCCGCTGTGCAAGCCCCGTGGCATCTGCTCACGCGCCTACTTCCTAGTGCTGATGGTGTTCGTGCACCTGTACCTGGGTAACGTACTGGCGCTGCTGCTCTTCGTACACTACAGCAACGGTGACGAGGGCAGCGACCCCAGGCCCCAGCGCCGCGCCCAGGGCCCCTCGCCCACTCCAACCTTGGGTCCCCTCACCCGGCTGGAGGGCATCAAG GTGGGGCACGAGCGTAAGGTCCAGCTGGTCGCCGACAGGGATCACTTCATCCGAACCCTCAGCCTCAAGCCGCTGCTCTTCG AAATCCCTGGCTTCCTGAGTGATGAGGAGTGTCGGCTCATCATCCACCTGGCACAGATGAAGGGGTTACAGCGCAGCCAGATCCTGCCCACTGAAGAGTACGAGGAGGCAATGGGCACAATGCAGGTCAGCCAGCTGGACCTCTTCCGGCTGCTGGACCAGAACCGCGATGGTCGCCTGCAGCTCCGTGAG GTCCTGGCCCAGACTCGCCTGGGAAATGGACGGTGGATGACTCCAGAGAACATTCAGGAGATGTACTCTGCAATCAAGGCTGACCCTGATGGTGATG GAGTGCTGAGCCCACAGGAGTTCTCCGACATGGACCTTCGGGACTTCCACAAGTACATGAGGAGCCACAAGGCAGAGGCCAGCGAGCTAGTGCGGAACAGCCACCATACGTGGCTCTACCAGGGTGAAGGTGCCCACCATGTCATGCGTGCCATCCGCCAGAG GGTGCTACGCCTCACCCGCCTGTCACCTGAGATCGTGGAGCTCAGCGAGCCACTGCAGGTTGTGCGGTATGGCGAGGGAGGCCACTACCATGCCCATGTGGACAGCGGACCCGTGTACCCAGAGACTGTCTGCTCCCATACCAAGCTGGTAGCCAACGAGTCTGTACCCTTCGAAACCTCCTGCCG CTATATGACAGTGCTGTTTTATTTGAACAACGTCACTGGTGGGGGAGAGACTGTCTTTCCTGTAGCAGACAACAGAACCTACGATGAAATG AGTCTGATTCAGGATGACGTTGACCTCCGTGACACTCGGAGGCACTGTGACAAGGGAAACCTGCGTGTCAAGCCTCGGCAGGGCACAGCAGTCTTCTGGTACAATTACCTGCCTGATGGGCAAG GTTGGGTGGGCGACGTGGATGACTACTCGCTGCACGGTGGCTGCCTGGTCACGCGCGGCACTAAGTGGATCGCCAACAACTGGATCAATGTGGACCCCAGCAGGGCGCGGCAGGCGCTGTTCCAGCAGGAGATGGCGCGCCTGGCCCGCGAAGGTGGCACCGACTCACAACCGGAATGGGCCCTGGACCGGGCCTACCGCGACGCGCGCGTCGAGCTCTGA
- the WDR6 gene encoding WD repeat-containing protein 6 codes for MAASPITGWTARGEGSSLDISSGRPWVLLPVAKGAVARRRGAQGRLVSRELCSPLGSSSCSGSRIDMDAHEDYVWPRATSELILLPVTGLECVGDRLLAGEGPDVLVYTLDFGGHLRMMKRVQNLLGHYLIHGFRVRPEPNGDLDSEAMVAVFGSKGLRVVKVSWGQGCFRELWRSGLWNMSDWIWDARWLEGNMALALGHNSVVLYDPVVGCILQEVPCTDRCTLSSACLIGDTWKELTIVAGAISNQLLVWYPAAALIDNKPVAPDRRVSGHVGVIFSMSYLESKGLLATASEDRSVRIWKVGDLRVPGGRVQNIGHCFGHSARVWQVKLLEDYLISAGEDCVCLVWSHEGEILQAFRGHQGRGIRAIAAHERQAWVITGGDDSGIRLWHLVGRGYPGSGVSALCFKSRSRPGALKAVTLAGSWRLLAVTDAGALYLYDLEVKCWEQLLEDKRFQSYCLLEAAPGPEGFGLCSMANGEGRLKVVPINTPTAAVDLTLFHGKVYSLSWALRGYEELLLLASGPGGVVACLEISAAPSGKAIFVKERCRYLLPPSKQRWHTCSAFLPPGDFLVCGDRRGSVLLFPSRPGLLKDLGVGGKAGAGTGALGAGSGSGGGENALAEWGPVSTLPSLHGKQGVTSVTCHGGYVYTTGRDGAYYQLFVRGGQLQPVLRQKSCRGMNWLAGLRMVADGSMVILGFHANEFVVWSPRSHEKLHIINCGGGHRSWAFSDTEAAMAFAYLKDGDVMLYRALGGCTRPHVILRESLHGREITCVKRVGTITLGPEFGVPNFMQPDHLDPSSEGSGLIDIVITCSEDTTVCVLAFPTATGSAHALTAVCNHISSVRAVAVWGIGTPGGPQDPRPGLTAYVVSAGGRAEIHCFSIMVTPDPSTPSRLACHVMHLSSHRLDEYWDRQRNRHRMVKVDPETRYMSLAVCELDQPGLGPLVAAACSDGAVRLFLLQDSGRRLQLLAETFHHKRCVLKVHSFIHEAPNQRRRLFLCSAATDGSLAFWDLTTVLDHGSTALEPPTDPGLPYRLGTPCLTLQAHSCGVNSLHTLPTREGHLVASGSEDGSLHVFVLAVEVPELEEAVGGAELVPQLHVLEEYSVPCAHAAHVTGLKILSPSLMVSASIDQRLTFWRLGHGEPTFMNSTVYHVPDVADMDCWPVSPEFGHRCALGGQGLEVYNWYD; via the exons ATGGCGGCCTCGCCAATCACGGGCTGGACTGCGCGGGGCGAAGGGTCGTCATTGGACATCAGCAGTGGGCGACCCTGGGTTCTGCTACCTGTTGCTAAGGGCGCTGTAGCTCGGCGGCGGGGCGCGCAAGGAAGGCTTGTCTCGCGAGAGCTCTGCTCACCTCTTGGCTCTAGCAGCTGCAGCGGCTCGAGGATCGACATGGACGCTCACGAGGATTACGTTTGGCCGCGGGCAACCTCGGAGCTCATACTCCTCCCGGTCACGGGTCTGGAGTGCGTGGGGGACCGGCTGTTGGCGG GTGAGGGGCCGGATGTCCTGGTGTACACCTTGGATTTTGGTGGACATCTGCGGATGATGAAACGAGTGCAGAACCTGCTTGGCCACTATCTTATCCATGGGTTCCGGGTACGACCAGAACCCAACGGAGACCTTGACTCGGAGGCCATGGTGGCTGTGTTTGGGAGCAAGGGACTCCGGGTTGTGAAAGTTAGCTGGGGACAGGGCTGCTTCCGGGAACTCTGGCGCTCTGGCCTGTGGAACATGTCTGACTGGATTTGGGATGCACGTTGGCTTGAGGGGAACATGGCCTTGGCCCTGGGCCATAATTCAGTGGTGCTGTATGACCCCGTGGTAGGCTGCATCCTGCAGGAGGTGCCCTGCACGGACAGGTGCACTCTCTCCTCAGCCTGTTTGATTGGAGACACCTGGAAGGAGCTGACCATAGTGGCGGGTGCCATTTCCAATCAGCTCCTGGTCTGGTACCCAGCAGCTGCCTTAATAGACAATAAGCCCGTGGCCCCTGACCGACGGGTCAGTGGGCATGTGGGTGTCATCTTCAGCATGTCGTACCTGGAAAGCAAGGGCTTACTGGCCACGGCTTCAGAAGACCGAAGTGTTCGCATCTGGAAGGTGGGTGACCTGCGGGTGCCTGGGGGTCGGGTACAAAATATTGGGCACTGCTTTGGGCACAGTGCACGTGTATGGCAGGTCAAGCTCCTAGAGGATTACCTTATCAGTGCAGGAGAGGACTGTGTCTGCTTGGTATGGAGCCATGAAGGTGAGATCCTCCAGGCCTTTCGGGGCCACCAGGGCCGTGGGATCCGGGCCATAGCTGCTCATGAGAGGCAGGCCTGGGTGATCACTGGAGGCGACGACTCAGGCATCCGGCTATGGCACCTGGTAGGGCGTGGGTACCCAGGTTCAGGAGTCTCAGCTCTCTGCTTCAAGTCCCGTAGCAGGCCAGGTGCCCTCAAGGCTGTGACGCTGGCTGGCTCATGGCGACTACTGGCAGTGACTGATGCAGGGGCCCTGTACCTCTATGACCTTGAGGTCAAGTGCTGGGAGCAGCTGCTGGAGGACAAGCGCTTCCAGTCTTACTGCCTCCTGGAGGCAGCCCCTGGTCCTGAGGGCTTCGGACTGTGTTCCATGGCCAATGGGGAGGGTCGTCTCAAGGTTGTCCCCATCAACACTCCAACTGCAGCTGTGGACCTGACCCTGTTCCATGGGAAGGTGTACAGCCTGAGCTGGGCCCTGCGTGGCTATGAGGAGCTCCTGTTGCTGGCATCAGGCCCTGGCGGCGTGGTGGCTTGCCTAGAGATCTCAGCTGCGCCCTCTGGCAAGGCCATCTTTGTCAAGGAACGTTGCCGGTACCTGCTACCTCCAAGCAAGCAGAGATGGCACACATGCAGTGCCTTCCTACCCCCAGGTGACTTCCTGGTGTGCGGGGACCGCCGGGGCTCAGTGTTGCTGTTCCCCTCCAGACCAGGTCTGCTCAAGGATCTTGGGGTTGGAGGCAAGGCTGGGGCTGGTACTGGAGCACTTGGAGCGGGTAGTGGCAGTGGTGGGGGTGAGAATGCCTTGGCCGAGTGGGGCCCTGTGTCCACCCTCCCTTCTCTGCATGGGAAGCAGGGTGTGACTTCAGTCACCTGCCATGGAGGCTATGTGTACACCACAGGGCGCGACGGCGCCTACTACCAGCTCTTTGTGCGAGGCGGCCAACTCCAGCCAGTCCTAAGGCAGAAGTCCTGTCGAGGCATGAACTGGTTGGCTGGGCTCCGCATGGTGGCTGATGGGAGCATGGTCATCCTGGGTTTTCACGCCAATGAGTTTGTGGTGTGGAGCCCCCGGTCGCACGAGAAGCTGCACATCATCAACTGTGGTGGAGGGCATCGCTCCTGGGCCTTCTCTGATACCGAGGCGGCTATGGCCTTCGCTTACCTCAAGGATGGGGATGTCATGCTGTACCGGGCTCTGGGTGGCTGCACCCGGCCACACGTGATTCTCCGGGAGAGCCTGCATGGCCGTGAGATCACTTGTGTAAAGCGTGTGGGCACCATCACCCTGGGGCCTGAATTTGGGGTGCCCAACTTCATGCAGCCTGACCACCTTGATCCCAGCAGTGAGGGGTCCGGCCTGATTGACATCGTGATCACATGCAGTGAGGACACTACTGTCTGTGTCCTGGCATTCCCCACAGCCACAGGCTCAGCCCATGCGCTTACAGCTGTTTGTAACCATATCTCCTCGGTGCGTGCAGTGGCTGTGTGGGGCATTGGCACCCCAGGTGGCCCTCAGGATCCTCGGCCAGGCCTGACCGCCTATGTGGTATCCGCGGGGGGCCGGGCTGAGATACACTGCTTCAGCATCATGGTCACCCCAGACCCTAGCACCCCAAGCCGCCTCGCCTGCCATGTCATGCATCTTTCGTCCCACCGGCTAGATGAGTACTGGGACCGTCAGCGCAATCGGCACCGGATGGTCAAGGTGGACCCAGAGACCAG GTATATGTCTCTAGCTGTGTGTGAGCTTGACCAGCCTGGCCTTGGTCCCCTTGTAGCTGCAGCCTGTAGTGACGGGGCAGTGAG GCTCTTTCTTTTGCAGGACTCTGGGCGGCGGCTGCAGCTCCTAGCTGAAACCTTCCACCACAAGCGGTGTGTCCTGAAGGTCCACTCCTTTATACATGAGGCACCCAACCAGCGGCG GAGGCTGTTCCTCTGCAGTGCAGCCACCGATGGAAGCCTGGCCTTCTGGGATCTCACCACCGTGCTGGACCATGGCTCCACTGCCCTGGAGCCTCCAACGGACCCCGGGCTTCCCTACC GGCTGGGCACCCCCTGCCTGACCCTCCAGGCTCACAGCTGTGGTGTCAACAGCTTGCACACCTTGCCCACACGTGAGGGCCATCTTGTGGCCAGTGGCAGTGAAGATGGCTCCCTCCATGTCTTTGTGCTTGCTGTGGAGGtgccagagctggaagaggctgTGGGGGGTGCTGAGCTGGTGCCCCAGCTGCATGTGCTAGAGGAATACTCTGTCCCTTGTGCACACGCTGCCCACGTGACGGGCCTTAAGATCTTAAGCCCAAGTCTCATGGTCTCAGCCTCCATCGACCAACGGCTGACCTTCTGGCGTCTGGGGCATGGTGAGCCCACCTTCATGAACAGTACAGTGTACCATGTACCAGACGTGGCTGACATGGACTGTTGGCCTGTGAGCCCTGAGTTTGGCCACCGCTGTGCTCTTGGGGGCCAGGGGCTTGAGGTTTACAACTGGTATGACTGA
- the DALRD3 gene encoding DALR anticodon-binding domain-containing protein 3, with amino-acid sequence MATSRLGVGETLGALNAALGPGGPVWLKETRARHLRARDFLAPRRALQARFGDGQVPERVVHAVAGLQGPGVAPVLRCAPTPAGLALQLQRSAVFERVLGAVAAYAAPAVSASPGPRVILHCPALRGAPCALRLSQLRAVLVADHLSRALHTHGVSVRLVPAVRDPHMLTFLQQLRVDWSAASETAATEALRSSAFAKLTPANDRGALPLGVLGRVCLKELVEERGRTAGYDPNLDNCLVTEDLLSVLAELQEAVQHAPEDSSLGLAAAPDAHADSCMVVHVVSCEEEFQQQKLDLLWWKLDDQAPLRQKHLVCGPVKVAGAPDTLTAPEYYELRHAQVCKASALKHGRDLAQDPAWTETFGVLAVASIKFEMLSTAPQSQLLLALADSSISTKGTKSGTFVMYNCARLATLFEGYKRNMEQGLYPIFPAVSSLDFSLLQDEGEWLLLFNSVLPFPDLLSQTAALACTAPGLHITARTEMVCKFLVQLSMDFSSYYNRVHILGEPRPHLFDQMFARLQLLRAVRKVLHTGLAMLGLPPLSHI; translated from the exons ATGGCGACGAGCCGCCTTGGGGTCGGGGAGACTCTGGGGGCCCTCAACGCCGCCCTGGGGCCGGGAGGCCCTGTATGGTTGAAGGAGACGCGCGCCCGCCACCTCCGTGCCCGAGATTTCCTGGCGCCGCGGCGCGCGCTACAGGCTCGCTTCGGGGATGGACAG GTGCCCGAGCGTGTGGTCCATGCGGTGGCCGGCCTACAGGGCCCCGGTGTGGCCCCAGTGCTGCGCTGCGCGCCAACCCCCGCGGGTCTGGCCCTCCAGCTGCAGCGGTCCGCTGTCTTCGAGCGCGTCCTCGGCGCCGTGGCCGCCTACGCCGCGCCCGCTGTGTCCGCCTCACCGGGCCCGCGCGTCATCCTGCACTGCCCGGCGCTGCGCGGCGCGCCCTGTGCACTCCGCTTGAGCCAGCTGCGCGCCGTGCTCGTGGCCGATCACCTGTCTCGAGCTCTGCACACTCACGG GGTGAGTGTGCGTCTAGTGCCAGCCGTGCGGGACCCGCATATGCTGACCTTCCTGCAGCAACTGCGAGTGGACTGGTCCGCTGCCTCGGAGACAGCTGCGACCGAAGCCCTGAGGAGCAGCGCATTTGCTAAGCTTACCCCTGCCAATGACAGGGGAGCCCTGCCCCTTGGCGTCCTGGGCAGAGTGTGCCTGAAGGAGCTGGTGGAAGAACGGGGACGCACAGCTGGCTATGACCCCAATCTGGACAACTGTCTGG TGACTGAGGATCTGCTCTCCGTGCTGGCCGAGCTGCAGGAGGCTGTGCAGCACGCGCCTGAGGACAGCTCCCTAGGCCTG GCTGCAGCTCCAGATGCTCATGCAGATAGCTGCATGGTTGTACATGTGGTGAGCTGTGAGGAGGAGTTCCAGCAACAAAAATTGGACCTGCTTTGGTGGAAGTTGGATGACCAGGCTCCTCTCAGACAG AAGCACCTGGTCTGTGGCCCAGTGAAAGTAGCTGGTGCACCCGACACCCTGACTGCCCCCGAGTACTACGA gCTCCGGCATGCCCAGGTGTGCAAGGCCTCAGCACTGAAGCATGGCAGGGACCTGGCACAAG ACCCAGCCTGGACAGAAACCTTCGGAGTTCTTGCTGTGGCAAGcattaagtttgagatgctcAGCACAGCCCCACAGAGTCAG CTCCTCCTGGCTCTGGCCGACAGCAGCATTTCCACAAAGGGCACCAAGAGTGGCACCTTTGTCATGTATAATTGTGCTCGTCTTGCCACACTCTTTGAGGGTTACAAGCGCAACATGGAACAAGGTCTGTACCCCATTTTTCCAGCTGTGAGCAGTCTGGATTTCTCACTGCTACAGGATGAG GGTGAGTGGTTGCTGCTCTTCAACAGTGTCCTCCCCTTCCCAGACCTGCTGAGCCAGACAGCAGCCCTGGCCTGCACAGCCCCGGGGCTCCACATCACTGCACGCACAGAGATG gTCTGCAAGTTCCTGGTGCAGCTCAGCATGGATTTCAGCTCATACTATAACCGTGTACACATCCTAGGG GAGCCTCGACCACACCTGTTTGATCAAATGTTTGCCCGTCTGCAGCTTCTGCGAGCCGTGCGTAAAGTGCTCCACACTGGCCTGGCCATGCTGGGTCTCCCTCCACTGAGCCACATCTAA
- the NDUFAF3 gene encoding NADH dehydrogenase [ubiquinone] 1 alpha subcomplex assembly factor 3: MAAAFVLHRLYRAQPALRCSPAELLWAPRRGHRLTPADDELYQRTRISLLQRESPHAMYIDSYNSRGFTVNGNRVFGPCALLPHSVVQWNVGSHQDITEESFSLFWMLEPRIEIVVVGTGDRTERLQAQVLRAMRQRGIAVEVQDTPNACATFNFLCHEGRVTGAALIPPGGTALTSLAQAAG; this comes from the exons ATGGCTGCCGCATTCGTGCTTCACCGTTTGTACCGAGCGCAACCTGCATTGCGCTGTTCGCCCGCCGAGCTGCTGTG GGCCCCACGGCGTGGGCATCGGCTCACACCGGCGGATGACGAGCTGTATCAACGGACGCGCATCTCTCTGCTGCAGCGCGAGTCTCCGCACGCCATGTACATCGACAGCTACAACAGCCGCGGCTTCACGGTCAACGGAAATCGCGTCTTCGGGCCCTGCGCGCTGCTCCCGCACTCCGTGGTGCAGTGGAAC GTAGGATCCCACCAGGACATCACCGAAGaaagcttctctctcttctggatgCTGGAGCCCCGAATAG AGATTGTCGTGGTGGGCACTGGAGACCGGACTGAGCGGCTGCAGGCTCAAGTGCTGCGAGCCATGAGGCAGCGAGGCATCGCTGTGGAAGTGCAGGACACG CCCAATGCCTGTGCCACTTTCAACTTCCTCTGTCATGAAGGCCGAGTGACAGGAGCTGCTCTCATCCCACCTGGAGGGACAGCACTCACATCTCTGGCCCAAGCTGCAGGATGA